Proteins found in one Sardina pilchardus chromosome 11, fSarPil1.1, whole genome shotgun sequence genomic segment:
- the lpcat2 gene encoding lysophosphatidylcholine acyltransferase 2, translating to MPPQRVFALPRQQSLLLPAVLNPFVQEQKISKADKIKCALLGLVLLPLRSIWVILVCLITWPLATLVTFRMPLKGAVEPMKGWRRFLCRTVIAALGRMYFFGLGFWWVVKGRQADSAEAPILAVAPHSSFFDAIVCIISGLPCTISRSETLATPIFGRFLRCLQPVLVSRKDPDSRKNTIKEIESRSTSGGVWPQVLIFPEGTCTNRTCLISFKQGAFIPGVPVQPVILRYPNKLDNVTWTWQGPKSGTLLLLTLCQLYTTVEIEFLPTQIPTEAEKKSPYLFAQRVRGVMAEALGIPVTDHTFEDCRLMICAGELTLPMEAGLVEFTKISRKLDLKWDSIQKELENFAAIANSCKGGRIKIEEFANYLKIPVTPILQELFNLFDRDGDGTIDFREYVIGVTVLCRPANTEEVIKLAFQLFDTDDDQSISREEFAHMLRSALGVCDLNVTKLFKDIDADGSGHITYSEFRTFALTHPQYAKLFTTYLELQRYQALKGEDEDFLSSYACANSEDSQEESTSDKKDD from the exons ATGCCGCCGCAGAGAGTGTTCGCTCTGCCGAGGCAACAGTCACTTCTTCTTCCAGCCGTCCTCAATCCGTTTGTCCAAGAGCAGAAAATAAGCAAGGCCGACAAAATTAAA tgtgcaCTCCTGGGGCTGGTGCTGCTGCCTCTTCGGTCGATCTGGGTGATCTTGGTGTGCCTGATAACATGGCCTTTGGCTACTTTAGTCACTTTCAGAATGCCCCTCAAAGGGGCCGTGGAGCCCATGAAGGGATGGAGAAG GTTTCTGTGCCGGACGGTGATCGCTGCTCTGGGCCGGATGTACTTCTTCGGCCTTGGCTTTTGGTGGGTGGTGAAAGGCAGACAGGCGGATAGTGCCGAGGCGCCCATCTTGGCCGTTGCGCCACACTCCAGCTTCTTCGACGCCATCGTGTGCATCATCTCTGGACTCCCTTGTACAATTTCCCGCTCAGAGACCCTGGCCACGCCAATATTTGGCA ggtttctGCGTTGTCTGCAGCCTGTGCTGGTCTCACGTAAAGATCCAGACTCCCGTAAGAACACCATAAAGGAGATTGAGAGCAGGTCCACGTCAGGAGGGGTCTGGCCTCAG GTGTTGATCTTCCCTGAGGGAACATGTACCAATCGAACCTGTCTTATCTCATTCAAACAAG GTGCCTTCATCCCTGGTGTCCCAGTACAACCTGTGATCCTCAGATACCCCAATAAGCTG GACAATGTGACTTGGACATGGCAAGGCCCAAAGTC gGGAACTCTACTTCTTCTCACCCTGTGTCAGCTCTACACGACGGTGGAAATTGAG TTCCTGCCCACTCAAATCCCCACTGAGGCTGAGAAGAAAAGCCCCTATCTTTTTGCACAGAGAGTGCGAGGAGTCATGGCCGA AGCCCTGGGCATCCCAGTGACGGACCACACCTTTGAGGACTGCAGGCTCATGATCTGTGCTGGGGAACTGACCCTTCCTATGGAGGCTGGCCTCGTGGAGTTCACCAAGATCAGCAGGAAGTTGGA CCTAAAATGGGACAGCATCCAGAAAGAACTTGAAAACTTCGCCGCCATTGCCAACTCCTGTAAGGGCGGTCGCATTAAGATTGAGGAGTTTGCAAACTACCTCAAGATTCCTGTTACTCCAATCCTCCAGGAACTGTTCAATCTCTTTGACAGg GATGGGGATGGTACCATTGACTTTAGAGAGTATGTCATTGGTGTTACTGTTTTATGCCGACCTGCCAACACAGAAGAGGTTATTAAGTTGGCTTTTCAG CTCTTTGACACTGATGATGACCAAAGCATCAGTCGAGAGGAATTTGCTCATATGCTGCGCTCTGCTCTGGGCGTGTGTGATCTCAATGTCACCAAACTCTTCAAAGACATCGATGCAGACGGGTCTGGCCACATCACCTATT CTGAGTTCCGGACCTTCGCCCTGACACACCCGCAATATGCCAAACTGTTCACCACCTACCTGGAGCTGCAGCGCTACCAGGCCCTCAAGGGGGAGGACGAGGACTTCCTGAGCTCTTACGCCTGTGCAAACTCGGAGGACAGCCAGGAGGAGAGCACCTCCGACAAGAAAGACGACTGA